The following nucleotide sequence is from Flavobacterium sp. N1736.
GCTGCTGTTTCGGATAAATTTAATCATTTTGTTGACGGTTGGCAAGGCGCAGACAGTATTACAATTGATTGTCATAAATGGTTGAATGTGCCTTATGAAAGTGCTTTTTATTTGATTAATAAACAACATGCAAGTTTACAAATAGAAACCTTTCAGAATTCGAATGCGCCATATTTAGGAAATCCGTTAGAGAATTTTAATTACCTGAATGTGCTGCCTGAAAATTCGAGACGTTTAAGAGCTTTACCGGTTTGGTTTTCTTTACTGGCTTATGGAAAAGATGGTTTTAAGGATATTGTAGAAAACAGTGTTTCGATGGCGCTGCATTTTGGAAATGAACTTATCGAAGATGGAAATTTTGAGTTAATGGCACCAATTCGACTGAATAATGTTTGTTTTACTTTAAAAGGAGATCATAATCAGGAAAAAATAGCTCAATTTTTTACGGCGCTTAACGATCGCGGTAAAGTGTTTATGACGCCAACTGTATATCGAAATCGTAAAGGAATCAGGGCTTCGTTTGTAAACTGGCGAACGACAGAAAATGATATTAAAATAGTTATAGAAGAAATAAAAGCTGTTTGTTTGGATTTGAAGATTTAATAACATTTCCGAATACAACAAAAAAGCCCGTTTAAATATAAACAGGCTTTTTTGTTAAACCGAGACTGTAAACTGAGACTGTAAACTGAGACTGAGACCGAGACTGTAAACTGTAACCTACTTAGTAATTTCTCTAAAAACAGCTTCCAGATTTTTATTTTTTTGATTTAATTGTAATGTTTTAAGTCCGTTTTCGTTGGCAAAATCAAAGATAGCCGGACGCATATCTTTCTCTGCAACAAAAGTTAATTCCCAGGTCATATCGTGGATATTTTTGTATGAAGTAATATTTTCAAGTTTAGCCAAAAGCTGTTCCTGTATTTGATAATCAAATTCAACTTCAATAACTTGTTCTTTATTTTCAGAAATTAAATGATCTAATTTTTTATCGGCTACAATTTGTCCTCTGTCAATAATTATGACACGATCGCAAATAGCCTCAACTTCCTGCATAATATGTGTGGAAAGAAAAACCGTTTTATCTTTTCCAACATTCTTAATTACATTTCGAATTTCCATTAACTGATTCGGATCCAGACCAGTAGTTGGTTCATCCAGAATTAATACATCCGGATTGTGCAATAAAGCATTTGCAAGTCCTACACGCTGGCGATATCCTTTAGACAATTGACTTATTTTTTTATGGCTTTCCGGTGTCAGTCCTGTCAGTTGAATAACTTCTTCAATTCTTGATTTGTCAACATGATAAACATCGGCATTAAAAGCCAAATACTCACGAACATACAAATCCAAATACAACGGATTATGTTCTGGTAAATAGCCAATAGAAAGTTGAACTGCCTTTGTGTTTGTCATGACATCGTGACCATTTACAAGGGCTGAGCCATTATCTGCAAGTAAATAAGTGGTCAAAATTTTCATCAAAGTAGATTTTCCAGCGCCGTTTGGCCCTAAGAATCCTACGATTTCTCCTTTCTCAATTTTAAAAGAAATTTCATTAAGCGCTTTTTGCGTACCGTAACTTTTTGATATGTTGTTTACTTCTATCGACATGAGTATTTATTTGCTACAAAAGTAAACAGAAATATGCTCGTTTACTACATTTTTGACTTTTTAAGAAATCATAAAAAAAACTTAACGTTTGGCTGTAACGGCATCGTTATTGTTAAAGAGTTATTAAATTTAAAACAAAAACAAAATGAAAAAAATGTTAGTTATTGCTGCATTAGCTGTAGTAAGCTTTGCAAATGCACAAAAAGGGACAGTCTTAGTTGGTGGAAGTATTGGTTATTCTTCAGAAACCAGAACTCTTGGTAATAACGAAGTAAAAAACAATGAATTTGATTTTTCTCCTAAAGTGGGTTACCAATTTCACGAAAGCTGGACAGTTGGAGCTGAGGCTTCTTTTGGTTCTTCTAAAACAGAACAAGGAGCTAACGAAGATAGATTTAATACAACTAAATTAGGTGCATTTTTACGTTACACAATGCCGTTGAATCCAACTTTTTCATTCTTTGCAGAATTAGGATTAGGTTATCAGGCTGAAAAAGACAAAACGTATACAGGACCAATTACTACAACTGCTAAAGGTGATGGTATGTATGTGGGTGTAACACCAGCTCTTTTTATTGACATGAAAAAAGGTTTTGGTTTAAACTTTAATATTGGTGGTTTAAACTACGGAACTATTAACTACGATAACAACGGACCAGAATACAAAAACTTCGATTTTAATTTTGGTAGAACATTTAATATTGGGGTTTCTAAAAATTTCTAATCTTAAATTATATATTCAATTTGAGAAAAGCATTCGCCGCGGCGAATGCTTTTTTTTGTT
It contains:
- a CDS encoding porin family protein yields the protein MKKMLVIAALAVVSFANAQKGTVLVGGSIGYSSETRTLGNNEVKNNEFDFSPKVGYQFHESWTVGAEASFGSSKTEQGANEDRFNTTKLGAFLRYTMPLNPTFSFFAELGLGYQAEKDKTYTGPITTTAKGDGMYVGVTPALFIDMKKGFGLNFNIGGLNYGTINYDNNGPEYKNFDFNFGRTFNIGVSKNF
- the gldA gene encoding gliding motility-associated ABC transporter ATP-binding subunit GldA; this translates as MSIEVNNISKSYGTQKALNEISFKIEKGEIVGFLGPNGAGKSTLMKILTTYLLADNGSALVNGHDVMTNTKAVQLSIGYLPEHNPLYLDLYVREYLAFNADVYHVDKSRIEEVIQLTGLTPESHKKISQLSKGYRQRVGLANALLHNPDVLILDEPTTGLDPNQLMEIRNVIKNVGKDKTVFLSTHIMQEVEAICDRVIIIDRGQIVADKKLDHLISENKEQVIEVEFDYQIQEQLLAKLENITSYKNIHDMTWELTFVAEKDMRPAIFDFANENGLKTLQLNQKNKNLEAVFREITK